A genomic region of Saccopteryx bilineata isolate mSacBil1 chromosome 1, mSacBil1_pri_phased_curated, whole genome shotgun sequence contains the following coding sequences:
- the ABCF1 gene encoding ATP-binding cassette sub-family F member 1 isoform X1 produces MPKGPKQQQPEPEWIGDGDSTSPADRVVKKGKKDKKNKKTFFEELAVEDKQAEEEEKVLREKEQQQQQQQKRKRDVRKGRRKKDVEDDGEEKELMERLKQLSVPASDEEEEVPAPPPRGGKKPKGGNAFAALIQDQSEEEEEEEKHTPKPAKPEKNRINKAVSEEQPALKGKKGAEEKAKGKAKPQNRSAPDQEDEEGEGEETAREKEPPRPGKEKAKKTEQGSEEEGEEDGEGESKADDPYAHLSKKEKKKLKKQMEYERQVASLKAASAAENDFSVSQAEVSSRQAMLENASDIKLEKFSISAHGKELFVNADLYIVAGRRYGLVGPNGKGKTTLLKHIANRALSIPPNIDVLLCEQEVVADETPAVQAVLRADTKRLKLLEEERLLQGQLERGDDSAAERLEKVYEELRATGAAAAEAKARRILAGLGFDPEMQNRPTQKFSGGWRMRVSLARALFLEPTLLMLDEPTNHLDLNAVIWLNNYLQGWRKTLLIVSHDQGFLDDVCTDIVHLDAQRLHYYRGNYMTFKKMYQQKQKELLKQYEKQEKKLKELKAGGKSTKQAEKQTKEALTRKQQKCRRKNQDEEAQEAPELLKRPKEYTVRFTFPNPPPLSPPVLGLHGVTFGYEGQKPLFKNLDFGIDMDSRICIVGPNGVGKSTLLLLLTGKLTPTRGEMRKNHRLKIGFFNQQYAEQLRMEETPTEYLQRGFNLPYQDARKCLGRFGLESHAHTIQICKLSGGQKARVVFAELACREPDVLILDEPTNNLDIESIDALGEAINEYKGAVIVVSHDARLITETSCQLWVVEEQGVSQIDGDFEDYKREVLEALGEVMVNRPRE; encoded by the exons ATGCCGAAGGGTCCCAAGCAGCAGCAGCCGGAGCCCGAGTGGATCGGGGACGGCGACAGCACGAGCCCCGCAG ACAGAGTggtgaagaaggggaagaaggacaaGAAGAACAAAAAGACG TTCTTTGAAGAGCTGGCGGTGGAAGACAAGCaggctgaggaagaagagaaggtgctcagggagaaggagcagcagcagcag CAGCAGCAGAAAAGGAAGCGAGACGTCAGGAAAGGCCGGCGGAAGAAGGATGTGGAGGACGACGGCGAGGAGAAGGAGCTCATGGAGCGTCTCAAGCAGCTCTCGGTGCCCGCCAGCGACGAGGAGGAAGAGG TGCCGGCCCCGCCGCCCCGAGGAGGGAAGAAGCCCAAG GGTGGTAATGCTTTTGCAGCCCTGATCCAGGATCagagtgaggaagaggaggaggaagaaaaacacaCTCCCAAGCCTGCCAAGCCAGAGAAGAATCGGATCAACAAG GCTGTGTCCGAGGAGCAGCCGGCACTCAAGGGCAAGAAGGGGGCGGAAGAGAAGGCGAAGGGCAAGGCCAAG CCTCAGAATAGGTCTGCCCCGGACCAGGAAGACGAAGAGGGTGAAGGAGAAGaaacagcaagagagaaagagccgCCCAGGCCAGGGAAGGAGAAGGCCAAGAAGACAGAGCAG GGctcagaggaagaaggagaggaagatggAGAAGGGGAGTCTAAGGCTGATGACCCCTATGCTCACCTtagcaaaaaagagaagaaaaagctgaAGAAACAG atGGAGTATGAGCGCCAGGTGGCCTCGTTGAAAGCAGCCAGTGCCGCCGAGAATGACTTCTCCGTGTCACAAGCAGAGGTGTCCTCCCGCCAAGCCATGTTAGAAAATGCGTCTGACATCAAG CTGGAGAAGTTCAGCATCTCGGCTCACGGCAAGGAGCTGTTTGTCAACGCGGACCTGTACATTGTGGCCGGCCGCCGCTACGGGCTGGTGGGGCCCAATGG CAAGGGCAAGACCACGCTCCTCAAGCACATTGCCAACCGGGCCCTGAGCATCCCTCCCAACATCGACGTGCTGCTGTGTGAGCAGG AGGTGGTGGCGGACGAGACACCCGCTGTGCAGGCTGTGCTCCGAGCGGACACCAAGCGGCtgaagctgctggaggaggagcgGCTGCTGCAGGGGCAGCTGGAGCGGGGCGACGACAGCGCCGCAGAGCGGCTGGAGAAG GTATATGAGGAGCTGCGGGCCACTGGAGCAGCGGCTGCAGAGGCCAAAGCTCGGCGCATCCTGGCCGGGCTGGGCTTCGACCCTGAGATGCAGAACCGGCCCACACAGAAGTTCTCGGGGGGCTGGCGCATGCGTGTCTCCCTGGCCAG GGCACTGTTCCTGGAGCCCACACTGCTGATGCTGGATGAGCCCACCAACCACCTGGACCTCAACGCTGTCATCTGGCTCAATAA CTACCTCCAGGGCTGGCGGAAGACTCTGCTCATCGTTTCCCACGACCAGGGCTTCCTGGACGACGTCTGCACGGACATCGTCCACCTTGATGCCCAGCGGCTCCATTACTATAGGGGCAACTATA TGACCTTCAAGAAGATGTACCAGCAGAAGCAGAAGGAGCTGCTGAAGCAGTACGAGAAGCAGGAGAAGAAGCTGAAGGAGCTGAAGGCGGGCGGCAAGTCCACCAAACAGGCG GAGAAGCAAACAAAGGAAGCCCTGACTCGGAAGCAGCAGAAGTGCCGACGGAAAAACCAGGACGAAGAGGCGCAGGAGGCTCCAGAGCTGCTGAAGCGCCCCAAGGAGTACACTGTGCGCTTCAccttccccaaccccccgccGCTCAGCCCGCCTGTGCTGGGCCTGCACG GTGTGACATTCGGCTACGAGGGGCAGAAGCCACTCTTCAAGAATCTGGATTTTGGCATCGACATGGACTCAAGAA TCTGCATCGTGGGCCCCAACGGCGTGGGCAAGAGCACCTTGCTCCTGCTGCTGACGGGCAAGCTGACACCG ACTCGAGGGGAGATGAGGAAGAACCACCGACTG AAAATCGGCTTCTTCAACCAGCAGTACGCAGAGCAGCTGCGCATGGAGGAGACACCGACAGAGTACCTGCAGCGGGGCTTCAACCTGCCTTACCAAGACGCCCGCAAGTGCCTGGGCCGCTTCGGCCTGGAGAGCCACGCCCACACCATCCAGATCTGCAAGCTCTCTG GTGGGCAGAAGGCCCGGGTCGTGTTTGCGGAGCTGGCTTGTCGCGAGCCGGACGTCCTCATCCTA GACGAGCCCACCAACAATTTGGACATCGAGTCCATTGACGCCCTGGGGGAGGCCATCAACGAGTACAAGGGCG ctgtgaTCGTGGTCAGCCACGACGCCCGCCTCATCACGGAGACCAGCTGCCAGCTGTGGGTGGTGGAGGAGCAGGGCGTGAGCCAGATCGACGGGGACTTCGAGGACTACAAGCGGGAGGTGCTGGAGGCCCTGGGCGAGGTCATGGTCAACCGGCCCCGAGAGTGA
- the ABCF1 gene encoding ATP-binding cassette sub-family F member 1 isoform X2 yields the protein MPKGPKQQQPEPEWIGDGDSTSPADRVVKKGKKDKKNKKTFFEELAVEDKQAEEEEKVLREKEQQQQQQKRKRDVRKGRRKKDVEDDGEEKELMERLKQLSVPASDEEEEVPAPPPRGGKKPKGGNAFAALIQDQSEEEEEEEKHTPKPAKPEKNRINKAVSEEQPALKGKKGAEEKAKGKAKPQNRSAPDQEDEEGEGEETAREKEPPRPGKEKAKKTEQGSEEEGEEDGEGESKADDPYAHLSKKEKKKLKKQMEYERQVASLKAASAAENDFSVSQAEVSSRQAMLENASDIKLEKFSISAHGKELFVNADLYIVAGRRYGLVGPNGKGKTTLLKHIANRALSIPPNIDVLLCEQEVVADETPAVQAVLRADTKRLKLLEEERLLQGQLERGDDSAAERLEKVYEELRATGAAAAEAKARRILAGLGFDPEMQNRPTQKFSGGWRMRVSLARALFLEPTLLMLDEPTNHLDLNAVIWLNNYLQGWRKTLLIVSHDQGFLDDVCTDIVHLDAQRLHYYRGNYMTFKKMYQQKQKELLKQYEKQEKKLKELKAGGKSTKQAEKQTKEALTRKQQKCRRKNQDEEAQEAPELLKRPKEYTVRFTFPNPPPLSPPVLGLHGVTFGYEGQKPLFKNLDFGIDMDSRICIVGPNGVGKSTLLLLLTGKLTPTRGEMRKNHRLKIGFFNQQYAEQLRMEETPTEYLQRGFNLPYQDARKCLGRFGLESHAHTIQICKLSGGQKARVVFAELACREPDVLILDEPTNNLDIESIDALGEAINEYKGAVIVVSHDARLITETSCQLWVVEEQGVSQIDGDFEDYKREVLEALGEVMVNRPRE from the exons ATGCCGAAGGGTCCCAAGCAGCAGCAGCCGGAGCCCGAGTGGATCGGGGACGGCGACAGCACGAGCCCCGCAG ACAGAGTggtgaagaaggggaagaaggacaaGAAGAACAAAAAGACG TTCTTTGAAGAGCTGGCGGTGGAAGACAAGCaggctgaggaagaagagaaggtgctcagggagaaggagcagcagcagcag CAGCAGAAAAGGAAGCGAGACGTCAGGAAAGGCCGGCGGAAGAAGGATGTGGAGGACGACGGCGAGGAGAAGGAGCTCATGGAGCGTCTCAAGCAGCTCTCGGTGCCCGCCAGCGACGAGGAGGAAGAGG TGCCGGCCCCGCCGCCCCGAGGAGGGAAGAAGCCCAAG GGTGGTAATGCTTTTGCAGCCCTGATCCAGGATCagagtgaggaagaggaggaggaagaaaaacacaCTCCCAAGCCTGCCAAGCCAGAGAAGAATCGGATCAACAAG GCTGTGTCCGAGGAGCAGCCGGCACTCAAGGGCAAGAAGGGGGCGGAAGAGAAGGCGAAGGGCAAGGCCAAG CCTCAGAATAGGTCTGCCCCGGACCAGGAAGACGAAGAGGGTGAAGGAGAAGaaacagcaagagagaaagagccgCCCAGGCCAGGGAAGGAGAAGGCCAAGAAGACAGAGCAG GGctcagaggaagaaggagaggaagatggAGAAGGGGAGTCTAAGGCTGATGACCCCTATGCTCACCTtagcaaaaaagagaagaaaaagctgaAGAAACAG atGGAGTATGAGCGCCAGGTGGCCTCGTTGAAAGCAGCCAGTGCCGCCGAGAATGACTTCTCCGTGTCACAAGCAGAGGTGTCCTCCCGCCAAGCCATGTTAGAAAATGCGTCTGACATCAAG CTGGAGAAGTTCAGCATCTCGGCTCACGGCAAGGAGCTGTTTGTCAACGCGGACCTGTACATTGTGGCCGGCCGCCGCTACGGGCTGGTGGGGCCCAATGG CAAGGGCAAGACCACGCTCCTCAAGCACATTGCCAACCGGGCCCTGAGCATCCCTCCCAACATCGACGTGCTGCTGTGTGAGCAGG AGGTGGTGGCGGACGAGACACCCGCTGTGCAGGCTGTGCTCCGAGCGGACACCAAGCGGCtgaagctgctggaggaggagcgGCTGCTGCAGGGGCAGCTGGAGCGGGGCGACGACAGCGCCGCAGAGCGGCTGGAGAAG GTATATGAGGAGCTGCGGGCCACTGGAGCAGCGGCTGCAGAGGCCAAAGCTCGGCGCATCCTGGCCGGGCTGGGCTTCGACCCTGAGATGCAGAACCGGCCCACACAGAAGTTCTCGGGGGGCTGGCGCATGCGTGTCTCCCTGGCCAG GGCACTGTTCCTGGAGCCCACACTGCTGATGCTGGATGAGCCCACCAACCACCTGGACCTCAACGCTGTCATCTGGCTCAATAA CTACCTCCAGGGCTGGCGGAAGACTCTGCTCATCGTTTCCCACGACCAGGGCTTCCTGGACGACGTCTGCACGGACATCGTCCACCTTGATGCCCAGCGGCTCCATTACTATAGGGGCAACTATA TGACCTTCAAGAAGATGTACCAGCAGAAGCAGAAGGAGCTGCTGAAGCAGTACGAGAAGCAGGAGAAGAAGCTGAAGGAGCTGAAGGCGGGCGGCAAGTCCACCAAACAGGCG GAGAAGCAAACAAAGGAAGCCCTGACTCGGAAGCAGCAGAAGTGCCGACGGAAAAACCAGGACGAAGAGGCGCAGGAGGCTCCAGAGCTGCTGAAGCGCCCCAAGGAGTACACTGTGCGCTTCAccttccccaaccccccgccGCTCAGCCCGCCTGTGCTGGGCCTGCACG GTGTGACATTCGGCTACGAGGGGCAGAAGCCACTCTTCAAGAATCTGGATTTTGGCATCGACATGGACTCAAGAA TCTGCATCGTGGGCCCCAACGGCGTGGGCAAGAGCACCTTGCTCCTGCTGCTGACGGGCAAGCTGACACCG ACTCGAGGGGAGATGAGGAAGAACCACCGACTG AAAATCGGCTTCTTCAACCAGCAGTACGCAGAGCAGCTGCGCATGGAGGAGACACCGACAGAGTACCTGCAGCGGGGCTTCAACCTGCCTTACCAAGACGCCCGCAAGTGCCTGGGCCGCTTCGGCCTGGAGAGCCACGCCCACACCATCCAGATCTGCAAGCTCTCTG GTGGGCAGAAGGCCCGGGTCGTGTTTGCGGAGCTGGCTTGTCGCGAGCCGGACGTCCTCATCCTA GACGAGCCCACCAACAATTTGGACATCGAGTCCATTGACGCCCTGGGGGAGGCCATCAACGAGTACAAGGGCG ctgtgaTCGTGGTCAGCCACGACGCCCGCCTCATCACGGAGACCAGCTGCCAGCTGTGGGTGGTGGAGGAGCAGGGCGTGAGCCAGATCGACGGGGACTTCGAGGACTACAAGCGGGAGGTGCTGGAGGCCCTGGGCGAGGTCATGGTCAACCGGCCCCGAGAGTGA
- the PPP1R10 gene encoding serine/threonine-protein phosphatase 1 regulatory subunit 10 — translation MGSGPIDPKELLKGLDSFLNRDGEVRSVDGIAKIFSLMKEARKMVSRCTYLNILLQTQASEILVKFIDVGGYKLLNNWLTYSKTTNNVPLLQQILLTLQHLPLTVDHLKQNNTAKLVKQLSKSSEDEELRKLASVLVSDWMAVIRSQSGTQPAEKEKKKRKEEGKGRTTPPERPPLEVRAEPRAEEVPEKKREKPKSLRTTAPSHAKFRSTGLELETPSLVPVKKSPSTVVVSDKYNLKPIPLKRQSPAASPGDAAPHAEKKYKPLNTTPNATKEIKVKIIPPQPMEGLGFLDALNSAPVPGIKIKKKKKVLSPTAAKPSPFEGKTSTEPSTAKPSSPEPAPPEAMDTDRPGTPVPPVEVPELLDAAALEPGALDAKPVESPGDPSQLTRKGRKRKTVTWPEEGKLREYFYFELDETERVNVNRIKDFGEAAKREILSDRHAFETARRLSHDNMEEKVPWVCPRPLALPSPLVSPGSNSQERYIQAEREKGILQELFLNKESPHEPDPEPYEPVPPKLIPLDEECPMDEAPYVETLEPGEAGGSPDGAGGSKLPPVLANLMGSMGAGKSPQGPGAGGINVQEILTSIMGSPNSHPSEELLKQPDYSDKIKQMLVPHGLLGPGPIANGFPPGGPGGPKGMQHFPPGPGGPMPGPHGGPGGPVGPRLLGPPPPPRGGDPFWDGPGDPMRGGPMRGGPGPGPGPYHRGRGGRGGNEPPPPPPPPFRGARGGRSGGGPPNGRGGPGGGMVGGGGHRPHEGPGGGMGGGSGHRPHEGPGGSMGGNGGHRPHEGPGHGGPHGHRPHDVPGHRGHDHRGPPHEHRGHDGPGHGGGGHRGHDGGHSHGGDMSNRPVCRHFMMKGNCRYENSCAFYHPGVNGPPLP, via the exons ACAAGCTTCTGAACAACTGGCTGACGTACTCCAAGACCACCAACAACGTCCCGCTGCTGCAGCAGATCCTGCTGACCCTGCAGCACCTGCCCCTCACTGTGGACCACCTCAAGCAG AACAACACGGCCAAGCTGGTGAAGCAGCTGAGCAAGTCGAGCGAGGATGAAG aGCTCCGGAAGTTGGCCTCGGTCCTGGTCAGCGACTGGATGGCTGTCATTCGGTCCCAGAGCGGCACCCAGCCTGCCG agaaggagaagaagaagcgGAAAGAAGAGGGCAAGGGTCGGACCACCCCTCCCGAGCGGCCTCCGCTGGAGGTGAGGGCTGAGCCCCGGGCCGAGGAGGTCCccgagaagaagagggagaagcccAAGTCTCTCCGGACCACAGCGCCCAGTCACGCCAAGTTCCGCTCCACTG GGCTGGAGCTGGAGACGCCATCCTTGGTGCCCGTGAAGAAGAGCCCCAGCACGGTGGTGGTCTCCGACAAGTACAACCTCAAGCCCATCCCCCTGAAGCGCCAGAG CCCGGCAGCCTCCCCGGGAGACGCTGCGCCCCACGCTGAGAAGAAGTACAAGCCGCTCAACACCACACCGAACGCTACCAAAGAGATCAAAGTGAAGATCATCCCCCCGCAGC CTATGGAGGGCCTGGGCTTCCTGGACGCACTCAACTCAGCCCCCGTCCCAGGCATCaaaattaagaagaagaagaaggtgcTGTCGCCTACAGCTGCCAAG CCAAGCCCATTTGAGGGGAAAACCAGCACAGAACCAAGCACAGCCAAACCTTCCTCCCCAGAGCCGGCGCCCCCCGAAGCCATGGACACGGACCGTCCCGGGACCCCCGTGCCCCCCGTGGAAGTCCCGGAGCTCCTGGATGCCG CCGCTTTGGAGCCGGGGGCTCTGGATGCGAAGCCGGTGGAGAGCCCGGGGGACCCCAGCCAGCTGACGCGGAAAGGCAGGAAGAGGAAGACCGTGACGTGGCCCGAGGAGGGGAAGCTGAGAGAGTACTTCTATTTTGAACTGGACGAAACGGAACGAG TGAACGTGAACAGGATCAAGGACTTCGGCGAGGCGGCCAAGCGGGAGATACTGTCAGACAGACACGCGTTCGAGACGGCGCGGCGTCTGAGCCACGACAACATGGAGGAGAAGGTGCCCTGGGTGTGCCCCCGGCCCCTGGCGCTGCCCTCGCCGCTCGTCAGCCCCGGGAGCAACAGCCAGGAGCGGTACATCCAGGCCGAGCGGGAGAAGGGCATCCTCCAGGAGCTCTTCCTGAACAAGGAGAG CCCGCACGAGCCGGACCCCGAGCCCTACGAGCCGGTGCCCCCGAAGCTCATCCCCCTGGACGAG GAGTGCCCCATGGACGAGGCCCCGTACGTCGAGACCCTGGAGCCAGGGGAGGCCGGCGGCTCGCCCGACGGGGCCGGAGGCTCCAAGCTGCCACCCGTCCTGGCCAACCTGATGGGGAGCATGGGTGCCGGGAAGAGCCCCCAGGGCCCCGGAGCGGGCGGCATCAACGTCCAGGAAATCCTCACCTCTATCATG GGCAGCCCAAACAGCCATCCGTCCGAGGAGCTGCTCAAGCAGCCAGACTACTCTGACAAGATCAAGCAGATGCTGG TGCCACATGGACTCTTAGGTCCTGGTCCAATAGCCAATGGTTTTCCACCAGGAGGCCCTGGGGGCCCCAAGGGAATGCAGCACTTCCCCCCCGGCCCTGGGGGACCCATGCCAG GTCCCCATGGAGGCCCTGGTGGGCCGGTGGGTCCACGTCTCCtgggtccccctccccctccacggGGTGGTGACCCCTTCTGGGATGGCCCTGGGGACCCCATGCGGGGCGGCCCAATGCGGGGCGGCCCAGGCCCGGGTCCAGGCCCGTACCATCGAGGCCGTGGTGGCCGAGGAGGAAATgagcctcctcccccccctcctcctccgttTCGAGGGGCCAGAGGAGGTCGCTCTGGAGGAGGACCCCCAAATGGACGAGGGGGCCCGGGTGGGGGCATGGTTGGAGGCGGTGGGCACCGGCCCCACGAAGGCCCTGGTGGTGGCATGGGCGGTGGCAGTGGCCATCGTCCTCATGAAGGTCCTGGCGGGAGCATGGGTGGAAATGGTGGACATCGCCCCCATGAAGGCCCTGGACATGGGGGGCCCCATGGTCACCGGCCTCATGACGTCCCTGGTCACCGAGGCCATGACCACCGAGGGCCACCTCACGAGCACCGTGGTCACGATGGCCCTGGCCATGGCGGAGGGGGTCACCGGGGGCACGATGGAGGCCACAGCCATGGAGGAG ACATGTCCAACCGCCCCGTCTGCCGCCACTTCATGATGAAGGGGAACTGCCGCTACGAGAACAGCTGTGCCTTCTACCACCCGGGGGTCAACGGGCCCCCGCTGCCCTAG